A genomic window from Paenibacillus sp. FSL K6-0276 includes:
- the pstC gene encoding phosphate ABC transporter permease subunit PstC gives MGAPVHGLATRGKESVTQVSANSKRHGRHLFSNKLFKFYFLFSILALCFVLGLVILFIGKTAMLLFGHLSPADFFFSFNWTPEEDSFGAAAFIVNTLSLTALTLLIAVPISVGMAVLCAEIAPKWMKTFIRPVLDLLVGIPSIVYGYLGLTVLLPFLRRVSGESLGDGLLAAALVLALMVLPTICRISDDAIVSVPRKYRDAAYALGSTRLQVIMRVVLPAASRGIISAVILGMTRAVGETMAVVMVIGNTPQLAKSLFTPSSVLTSNIVMQISNVEFDSTWNYALHMMAFLLLVISFVLILIIRVLGRKRRDAA, from the coding sequence ATGGGGGCACCAGTCCACGGCTTGGCAACTAGGGGAAAAGAGAGCGTAACGCAGGTTAGCGCTAACTCCAAACGTCATGGTAGACATTTGTTTAGCAACAAATTGTTTAAGTTTTATTTTCTATTCAGCATTCTCGCGCTTTGTTTCGTGCTTGGACTTGTAATTCTATTTATCGGCAAAACGGCTATGCTTCTGTTCGGCCATCTCTCGCCTGCGGACTTTTTCTTTTCCTTTAACTGGACGCCGGAAGAGGACTCTTTTGGAGCGGCTGCCTTCATTGTAAATACACTTTCACTAACTGCATTGACGCTGCTGATCGCAGTGCCTATCTCGGTAGGGATGGCAGTACTTTGTGCAGAAATTGCTCCAAAATGGATGAAGACTTTTATCCGTCCAGTACTCGATTTATTGGTGGGTATTCCTTCAATTGTTTACGGTTATCTGGGCTTGACGGTATTACTTCCTTTCCTGCGTAGAGTTAGTGGTGAGAGCTTAGGCGATGGCTTGCTAGCTGCTGCACTTGTGCTCGCATTAATGGTGCTGCCAACGATTTGCCGAATCAGTGATGATGCCATTGTCTCTGTGCCGCGCAAATATCGGGATGCTGCCTATGCTCTTGGATCTACCCGCCTACAGGTAATCATGCGTGTAGTACTGCCAGCGGCTAGCAGAGGGATTATCTCTGCTGTCATTCTGGGTATGACTCGTGCTGTGGGTGAGACGATGGCTGTAGTTATGGTTATCGGTAATACACCGCAATTGGCGAAGTCATTATTCACGCCATCATCGGTGCTGACTAGTAACATCGTTATGCAAATCTCCAATGTAGAGTTTGACTCGACTTGGAACTATGCGCTACATATGATGGCATTTCTTCTGCTAGTAATATCATTTGTATTAATTCTGATTATCCGCGTGCTGGGTAGAAAAAGGAGGGATGCAGCGTGA